One segment of Streptomyces sp. NA02950 DNA contains the following:
- a CDS encoding oxidoreductase — translation MSFEYVTFGLTPAIRVGGVLADGAYQMHRDFLDFTVDGGPLLPRLPDLDVVSSLALDLGPAAFTEQVSGLLLETDAPLEGGRFVIYGCPECEGLECGALTAVIERDGPDVVWRDFVWQTDHAAPDAERDALPGIGPYRFRGDQYRTELKRLLADDGPEGRPGPRALLIGRRAAVLAKLAAALRRIGIGAEITLDAAGAHPDELRKYGAVVFGRAVGRDERDAVRDACAAARADVVFVTALAPIVPLLVAQVEQALDRTPFDRRGLTGLRASGAGAAVEAFLEVASPCRVRLVAHRMDRLSRSRTWELFDAPLEPGTHRLVPDLRAVRGEAYLVAHTRDTVLVTPVARQ, via the coding sequence ATGAGCTTCGAGTACGTGACGTTCGGGCTGACGCCGGCCATCCGCGTCGGCGGTGTGCTGGCCGACGGCGCGTACCAAATGCACCGTGATTTCCTGGACTTCACGGTGGACGGCGGCCCGCTGCTGCCGCGCCTCCCCGATCTCGACGTAGTCTCATCGCTCGCCCTGGACCTCGGCCCCGCCGCCTTCACCGAGCAGGTCAGCGGACTGCTGCTGGAGACGGACGCACCGCTCGAGGGCGGCCGGTTCGTGATCTACGGCTGTCCGGAGTGCGAGGGCCTGGAGTGCGGGGCGCTCACCGCCGTCATCGAGCGGGACGGGCCGGACGTGGTCTGGCGCGACTTCGTCTGGCAGACCGACCACGCCGCCCCGGACGCCGAGCGCGACGCCCTCCCCGGCATCGGCCCCTACCGCTTTCGCGGCGATCAGTACCGCACCGAGCTGAAGCGGCTGCTCGCCGACGACGGTCCGGAGGGACGCCCGGGGCCCCGGGCGCTGCTCATCGGCCGCCGCGCCGCCGTACTGGCCAAGCTGGCCGCCGCGCTGCGCCGCATCGGCATCGGTGCGGAGATCACCCTCGACGCGGCGGGGGCGCACCCGGACGAGCTGCGCAAGTACGGTGCGGTGGTCTTCGGCCGGGCGGTGGGCCGGGACGAGCGCGACGCGGTGCGGGACGCCTGCGCGGCGGCGCGGGCCGACGTGGTCTTCGTGACCGCGCTCGCGCCCATCGTCCCGCTGCTGGTCGCCCAGGTCGAACAGGCCCTGGACCGCACGCCGTTCGACCGCCGCGGACTCACCGGGCTGCGCGCGTCGGGTGCCGGGGCGGCCGTCGAGGCGTTCCTCGAGGTGGCGTCCCCGTGCCGGGTGCGGCTGGTGGCCCACCGCATGGACCGTCTCTCCCGCTCCCGGACGTGGGAGCTGTTCGACGCCCCGCTGGAGCCGGGCACCCATCGCC
- a CDS encoding FAD-dependent oxidoreductase has product MTCDAMVIGAGVIGLTSAIVLAEGGRRVAVWSRDPAGRTTSAVAGGLWWPYRIEPEEQVAAWSVDTLHTFIELAARPEETGVRLVEGTQAGIGVADLGTWAAEVPGLRPARPDELPEGFSVGLRARVPLVDMPTYLGWLRRRLEAAGGTVEERTAASPAEAGRAAPLVVNCTGLGARELVPDTGVHPVQGQLVVVENPGVEEWLVAAEHDASDTLYALPQPYGLVLGGTARENAWGLEPDPATADAIVARCAGVHPRVADARVLAHRVGLRPARSRVRLESERLPDGARVVHNYGHGGAGVTVSWGCARQAALLA; this is encoded by the coding sequence ATGACATGCGACGCGATGGTCATCGGCGCTGGAGTCATCGGGCTGACCAGCGCCATCGTGCTGGCCGAGGGCGGGCGCCGGGTGGCGGTGTGGAGCCGCGACCCGGCCGGGCGCACCACGTCGGCGGTGGCCGGAGGGCTGTGGTGGCCGTACCGCATCGAACCGGAGGAGCAGGTGGCCGCCTGGTCCGTCGATACGCTGCACACCTTCATCGAACTGGCCGCCCGGCCGGAGGAGACCGGGGTCCGGCTGGTCGAGGGCACGCAGGCGGGCATCGGCGTGGCGGACCTGGGGACCTGGGCGGCGGAGGTGCCGGGGCTGCGTCCGGCGCGCCCCGACGAGCTGCCGGAGGGCTTCTCGGTGGGGCTGCGGGCGCGCGTTCCGCTGGTCGACATGCCGACATATCTCGGCTGGCTGCGGCGGCGCCTGGAGGCGGCGGGCGGAACGGTCGAGGAGCGCACCGCGGCCTCCCCGGCCGAGGCGGGGCGCGCCGCCCCGCTCGTGGTCAACTGCACGGGCCTGGGCGCGCGGGAGCTGGTGCCGGACACCGGGGTGCACCCGGTGCAGGGGCAGCTGGTGGTGGTGGAGAACCCGGGTGTCGAGGAGTGGCTGGTGGCCGCGGAGCACGACGCGTCGGACACGCTGTACGCCCTGCCGCAGCCGTACGGGCTGGTGCTCGGCGGCACCGCACGCGAGAACGCCTGGGGTCTGGAGCCGGACCCCGCGACGGCCGACGCGATCGTCGCCCGCTGCGCCGGTGTCCATCCGCGGGTGGCGGACGCGCGGGTGCTGGCCCACCGGGTGGGTCTGCGCCCGGCGCGCTCCCGGGTGCGGCTGGAGAGCGAGCGACTGCCGGACGGCGCGCGTGTCGTGCACAACTACGGGCACGGTGGGGCGGGCGTCACGGTGTCCTGGGGCTGCGCCCGGCAAGCCGCGCTACTGGCCTGA